A region from the Bacteroidia bacterium genome encodes:
- a CDS encoding uroporphyrinogen decarboxylase encodes MSIFLDTVKGKKCERPPVWFMRQAGRVLPSYLKLRETYTFSELMLEPELAAKVTLLPVDDLGVDAAILFSDILVVPQAMGLKVEFSDKGPRFEKPLKEVSNPLEHLHPDASFFEYIYKAIKIINESKPKEVPLIGFCGAPLTVLSYMIQGLSSNHEFPDATKFIFEQPELTAKLVDMIVEISQVYAQKQIESGVEAFQLFETHAGLIPYPIYKKLFLPAVEKIGKTVRATGTPFFFFPKGIGNGIVDMNYNIADVVSIDWQADIAQVRKQVGSEVGLQGNLDPRLLLTSPAVLKKELETYIDFGSKETKWIFNLGHGVLPNTPFENAKYAIDWIKSANWKR; translated from the coding sequence ATGTCAATATTTTTAGATACAGTAAAAGGAAAAAAATGTGAACGTCCACCGGTTTGGTTTATGCGTCAGGCTGGAAGAGTTTTGCCATCATATCTTAAACTTCGCGAAACTTATACTTTCAGCGAATTAATGCTTGAACCGGAATTAGCTGCAAAAGTCACATTACTTCCTGTTGATGATTTAGGTGTTGATGCTGCAATTCTATTCTCAGATATTCTTGTTGTTCCTCAGGCTATGGGATTAAAAGTAGAATTTTCCGACAAAGGCCCACGTTTTGAAAAACCATTAAAAGAAGTTTCAAATCCTTTGGAACACTTGCATCCTGATGCTTCGTTCTTTGAATATATTTACAAAGCAATTAAAATAATTAATGAAAGTAAACCTAAAGAAGTTCCATTAATTGGTTTCTGTGGTGCACCATTAACTGTTTTATCTTATATGATTCAGGGTTTAAGTTCTAATCATGAATTTCCTGATGCAACAAAATTCATTTTTGAGCAACCTGAATTAACTGCAAAACTTGTTGATATGATAGTAGAAATATCTCAGGTATATGCACAAAAACAAATTGAAAGTGGAGTTGAAGCATTTCAGCTTTTCGAGACCCATGCAGGATTAATTCCTTATCCTATTTATAAAAAACTTTTCCTTCCAGCTGTTGAAAAAATCGGAAAAACAGTGAGAGCAACAGGAACACCATTCTTCTTTTTCCCAAAAGGGATTGGCAACGGAATAGTTGATATGAATTACAATATTGCAGACGTTGTTAGCATCGACTGGCAAGCTGATATTGCACAAGTTCGCAAACAAGTTGGATCAGAAGTTGGATTACAAGGAAATTTAGATCCTCGCTTACTTTTAACTTCACCGGCAGTTTTAAAGAAAGAACTTGAAACTTATATTGATTTTGGAAGCAAAGAAACAAAATGGATATTTAATTTAGGTCACGGAGTACTTCCAAACACTCCTTTTGAAAATGCAAAATATGCTATAGACTGGATAAAATCCGCAAACTGGAAAAGATAA
- the hemL gene encoding glutamate-1-semialdehyde 2,1-aminomutase, producing the protein MITDKSKKEFQRACESIPGGVNSPVRAFKSVKGTPLFIKQAKGSRVEDIDGNSFIDFVGSWGPMILGHCPDMILNALIDAAKRGTSYGAPTIVESEMAELICKMVPSCEKVRMVNSGTEATMSAIRLARGYTKREKIVKFAGCYHGHGDSFLIKAGSGAITLGLPDSPGVTQSIAKDTLTADYNNLESVERLFAEHKDAIAAIIVEAVAGNMGVVKPAPGFLQGLREIATKYGALLIFDEVITGFRLAKGGAQEYYNVKPDLTTLGKIIGGGLPVGAYGGRKDIMDMLAPLGPVYQAGTLSGNPLAMSAGLVTLNYLNSTPDFYQKLEQKAAKVEAGFIENLKKAGVKGVVNRVGSMMTLFFNDKHDTLTSFDEVMTSDKDKYAKFFYLSLESGIYLAPSQFESMFISEAHTEEDLNTLLAANLKALQQL; encoded by the coding sequence ATGATAACAGATAAAAGTAAAAAAGAATTTCAACGCGCATGTGAAAGTATTCCAGGAGGCGTTAATTCACCAGTTAGAGCATTTAAGAGTGTTAAAGGAACTCCTTTATTTATAAAACAAGCAAAAGGTTCAAGAGTTGAAGATATTGACGGCAATTCTTTTATTGATTTTGTTGGCTCATGGGGACCAATGATTTTAGGACATTGTCCTGATATGATTTTAAATGCATTAATTGATGCAGCAAAACGCGGAACCAGTTATGGTGCTCCAACAATTGTGGAATCAGAGATGGCTGAATTAATCTGTAAAATGGTTCCTTCCTGCGAAAAGGTAAGAATGGTAAACTCAGGAACAGAAGCCACCATGAGCGCAATTCGTCTTGCACGTGGTTATACAAAACGCGAAAAAATTGTAAAATTTGCAGGATGTTATCATGGTCATGGTGATAGCTTTTTAATTAAAGCAGGTTCAGGTGCAATTACTTTGGGACTTCCTGATAGTCCTGGTGTAACACAATCTATTGCAAAAGATACTTTAACTGCAGATTATAACAACTTAGAATCAGTTGAGCGTTTGTTTGCTGAACATAAAGATGCAATAGCTGCAATTATTGTTGAAGCAGTTGCAGGAAATATGGGTGTAGTAAAACCTGCACCAGGTTTTCTTCAGGGACTTCGTGAAATTGCAACAAAATACGGAGCATTATTAATTTTTGATGAAGTAATTACTGGTTTCCGTCTTGCAAAAGGTGGTGCTCAGGAATATTATAATGTAAAACCTGATTTAACAACATTAGGCAAAATAATTGGCGGTGGCTTACCAGTTGGTGCATATGGTGGAAGAAAAGACATTATGGATATGCTTGCTCCTCTTGGACCAGTTTATCAGGCAGGAACACTTTCTGGAAATCCATTAGCAATGTCAGCAGGTTTGGTAACATTAAACTATTTAAATTCAACTCCTGACTTCTATCAAAAGCTAGAACAAAAAGCAGCTAAAGTTGAAGCAGGTTTTATCGAAAATCTTAAAAAAGCAGGAGTAAAAGGAGTTGTAAACCGCGTTGGTTCTATGATGACTTTATTCTTCAATGATAAACATGATACATTAACTTCTTTTGATGAAGTGATGACAAGCGATAAAGATAAATATGCTAAATTCTTTTATTTATCACTTGAATCAGGAATTTACCTTGCACCTTCTCAATTTGAAAGTATGTTTATTTCTGAAGCACATACTGAAGAAGATTTAAACACACTTTTAGCAGCTAACCTTAAAGCTTTGCAACAGTTGTAA